A part of Paenibacillus sp. 481 genomic DNA contains:
- the coaBC gene encoding bifunctional phosphopantothenoylcysteine decarboxylase/phosphopantothenate--cysteine ligase CoaBC — protein sequence MLNGKTIVLGITGGIAAYKAATLCSKLSQAGANVHVIMTKSATQFISELTLQTLSRNLVYTDTFDERDPEVVSHIHIADSADLVLIAPATANVLAKMAYGLADDMLSTTVLATMAPIMVAPAMNVHMYAHPAVQHNMELLRQRGVLFIEPGEGPLACGYTGKGRLEEPEQIVEQVQAFFNQSTTKKVGAALLETLAPVHDSAAELPLAGRTVLVTAGGTLERIDPVRYITNDSSGKMGFAVAEAARNMGAHVVVVAGQTQVDPPVGVELVRVESTQQMLEAVMARYEAVDVVVKAAAVADYRPVTQAAQKLKKTGERLVIEFERNPDILETLGRNKTHQLLIGFAAETEKLEEHARGKLQRKNCDLIVGNDVSRADAGFGSDNNEVHIYNKHGLLERIPLMSKGGVATRILQLAVAQMQAKAAQQKPVEQSARHDEVHAVE from the coding sequence ATGTTAAACGGGAAAACGATCGTACTAGGAATTACAGGGGGGATTGCTGCTTATAAAGCAGCGACTCTTTGCAGCAAATTGAGCCAAGCAGGGGCAAATGTGCACGTCATTATGACAAAGTCGGCGACGCAATTTATTTCGGAGCTTACGTTGCAGACGTTGTCGCGCAACCTCGTTTATACGGATACATTCGACGAGCGGGACCCAGAAGTCGTCTCACACATTCATATAGCTGATAGTGCTGATCTTGTTCTAATCGCTCCGGCGACAGCTAACGTACTAGCTAAAATGGCGTACGGTTTGGCTGACGATATGCTGTCTACAACCGTATTAGCCACGATGGCTCCAATTATGGTCGCCCCTGCGATGAACGTACATATGTATGCGCATCCGGCCGTCCAGCATAATATGGAGCTGCTACGCCAGCGCGGCGTACTCTTTATTGAGCCTGGCGAAGGGCCGCTTGCTTGTGGATACACGGGCAAAGGGCGTTTGGAAGAGCCAGAACAGATCGTGGAACAGGTGCAGGCGTTTTTCAATCAGTCGACTACCAAAAAGGTGGGCGCTGCGCTGCTAGAAACACTTGCGCCAGTCCATGATTCTGCTGCTGAGCTGCCACTAGCGGGCCGCACCGTGCTTGTAACGGCTGGTGGAACGTTGGAACGCATAGATCCAGTACGCTACATTACGAACGATTCTTCTGGGAAAATGGGCTTCGCTGTCGCGGAAGCGGCACGCAACATGGGAGCGCACGTTGTCGTGGTAGCTGGGCAGACGCAAGTCGATCCGCCAGTTGGGGTTGAGCTTGTGCGCGTCGAATCGACGCAACAAATGCTCGAGGCGGTAATGGCACGTTACGAAGCGGTAGACGTTGTCGTCAAGGCTGCGGCCGTTGCTGACTACCGCCCCGTAACACAGGCTGCGCAGAAGCTGAAAAAAACCGGTGAGCGCTTAGTGATCGAATTTGAACGCAATCCCGACATTTTGGAAACGTTAGGGCGGAACAAGACGCATCAGTTGCTTATTGGCTTTGCCGCAGAAACAGAGAAGCTGGAAGAGCATGCACGAGGGAAATTGCAACGTAAAAATTGCGATCTGATCGTGGGCAACGATGTTTCGCGGGCGGATGCAGGCTTCGGTTCGGACAATAATGAAGTGCATATTTATAATAAACATGGTTTGCTTGAACGTATCCCGTTAATGTCCAAAGGTGGGGTAGCGACTCGGATTTTGCAGCTTGCTGTCGCGCAAATGCAGGCAAAAGCAGCGCAGCAGAAGCCGGTAGAACAATCCGCACGCCACGATGAGGTGCATGCTGTTGAATGA
- the rpoZ gene encoding DNA-directed RNA polymerase subunit omega, whose product MLYPSIDELMNKVDSKYSLVVAASRRARQLREGSRTELYNPKAHKQVGVALEEIYGDYITLENDNQD is encoded by the coding sequence ATGTTATATCCATCCATTGATGAACTCATGAACAAAGTCGACAGCAAATACTCGCTCGTAGTAGCTGCATCGCGTCGCGCGCGTCAACTTCGTGAAGGTAGCCGCACAGAATTGTACAATCCAAAAGCACACAAGCAAGTTGGTGTTGCTTTGGAAGAAATTTATGGCGACTATATTACACTTGAAAACGACAATCAAGACTAG
- the gmk gene encoding guanylate kinase has product MNKGLLIVLSGPSGVGKGTVCKALIKKAPDLIYSVSATTRQPRLGEVDGVNYFFKSREQFLNMIDEDQLLEYAEYVGNYYGTPREFVERTLNEGRDIILEIEVQGALKVKEKFPEGIFIFLLPPSLDELKDRIRGRGTENETVIDHRMNVAVEEIALMQHYDYAVVNDEIDLACKRIESIIIAEHCKIES; this is encoded by the coding sequence ATGAACAAAGGTTTGTTAATTGTTCTTTCCGGCCCGTCAGGTGTCGGCAAAGGTACAGTATGCAAGGCACTCATTAAGAAAGCGCCGGACTTGATTTACTCGGTATCGGCGACAACTCGCCAACCCCGCTTAGGTGAGGTTGATGGAGTTAACTATTTTTTCAAATCCCGCGAACAGTTTCTGAATATGATCGACGAAGATCAGCTGCTGGAATACGCGGAGTATGTCGGTAACTATTACGGCACGCCGCGCGAATTCGTGGAGCGTACGCTGAATGAAGGTCGCGATATCATTCTCGAAATTGAAGTTCAAGGCGCGCTCAAAGTAAAAGAGAAATTCCCAGAAGGAATTTTCATCTTCTTGCTTCCGCCGTCATTGGATGAGCTTAAGGACCGCATCCGCGGTCGTGGCACTGAGAATGAGACAGTCATTGACCATCGTATGAATGTAGCTGTTGAGGAGATTGCGCTTATGCAGCATTACGATTATGCGGTTGTGAATGACGAAATCGATCTAGCGTGCAAACGTATAGAGAGCATAATTATTGCCGAACACTGTAAGATTGAGTCCTAA
- the remA gene encoding extracellular matrix/biofilm regulator RemA, translated as MAIKLINIGFGNIVSANRIISIVSPESAPIKRIIQEARDRHMLIDATYGRRTRAVIITDSDHVILSAVQPETVAHRLSTKDDDNDE; from the coding sequence ATGGCGATTAAGCTGATTAACATCGGATTTGGGAACATTGTATCTGCCAACCGCATTATTTCGATTGTGAGTCCGGAATCGGCTCCGATCAAGCGTATTATTCAAGAGGCACGCGACCGTCATATGCTCATTGATGCTACGTATGGAAGACGTACACGAGCAGTAATTATTACGGATAGCGACCACGTTATTTTATCGGCAGTGCAGCCTGAAACGGTGGCACATCGCTTATCTACTAAGGATGACGACAACGACGAATAA
- a CDS encoding YicC/YloC family endoribonuclease, with protein sequence MVYSMTGYGQSVRELGGFKVSIEIKSVNHRYCEAVLRLPREWTSHEDRLRRLVQQRVQRGRVDVFINKERNAEADREVDINLPMLEAYLHAAQVLRSQYGITGQLDVKEVLHLPDIVMIRESASWTEEQLAQCLNEGVQEALDGLCIMRAAEGNHLANDMLERLSKLELLHAELNQWAPLVVNDYRTKLKQRLEQVLDGNFPFDEHKFGMEVALFAERSNIDEELTRLTSHFQQFRQLLSSDEPIGRKLDFLIQEMNRETNTIGSKANHLELTNRVVDIKAELEKVREQAANIE encoded by the coding sequence ATGGTTTACAGCATGACCGGATATGGTCAATCCGTCCGAGAATTGGGCGGCTTTAAGGTTAGTATAGAAATCAAGTCGGTTAACCATCGATACTGTGAAGCTGTGCTGCGTTTGCCTCGTGAATGGACGAGTCATGAAGACCGTTTGCGTCGGCTTGTTCAGCAGCGCGTACAACGCGGTCGAGTTGATGTGTTCATTAATAAAGAGCGTAACGCTGAAGCTGACAGAGAGGTCGATATTAATCTACCGATGCTTGAAGCTTACTTACACGCCGCACAAGTGCTACGTAGCCAATACGGCATTACGGGACAGCTCGATGTGAAAGAGGTGCTGCATTTGCCCGATATCGTGATGATACGGGAGAGCGCTTCATGGACGGAAGAGCAACTTGCACAATGCTTGAATGAAGGTGTGCAAGAAGCACTGGATGGACTTTGTATCATGCGGGCAGCCGAAGGCAATCATTTGGCGAACGATATGCTTGAACGATTGTCGAAGTTAGAACTGCTGCATGCTGAACTGAACCAATGGGCTCCTTTAGTCGTTAATGATTATCGGACCAAATTGAAACAACGTCTTGAACAAGTACTGGATGGTAACTTCCCATTTGATGAACATAAATTCGGTATGGAAGTGGCATTGTTTGCAGAGCGCTCCAATATTGATGAAGAACTGACACGGTTAACAAGTCATTTCCAGCAATTTAGACAATTACTTAGTAGCGACGAACCGATCGGGCGTAAGCTCGATTTTCTCATTCAAGAAATGAATCGGGAAACGAACACGATCGGCTCGAAAGCGAATCACTTGGAATTGACGAATCGTGTCGTTGACATAAAGGCTGAGCTCGAGAAAGTTCGCGAGCAAGCAGCTAATATCGAATAA
- a CDS encoding bifunctional homocysteine S-methyltransferase/methylenetetrahydrofolate reductase has translation MMKDLRQALRDGYVLGDGAVGTYLYQFGYPVGISYEALNLSEPETIRDLHRKYVEAGAQLLETNTFTANREKLSKHGMEGQVGAINRAAVRLAREAAQGKAYVVGALGSVRAGKRENVLTEHVIFNYEEQLSALLEEGVDGIMFETFYDLEEMQIALSVARRLDHNVPVICQFAVEESERTKDGISLVNAFQALHAQGADVVGLNCRMGPNGILRAIEGLHGQVTLPLSVFPNAGLPDYVDGRYNFVATADYMGQSAVQFAKLGARLIGGCCGTTPEHIRVMAEALSKLDVSELPQPNEVIAPVVQQHDALTITEADGLAINGQHSGQARFGPSIIDLVRERHTVIVELDPPRDLDIDKFMKGAQTLKDAGVDALTLADNSLAVTRMSNMALGYLAQEKIGIRPLVHIACRDRNLIGTQSHMMGLHSMGIDHVLAVTGDPARFGDLPDSSSVYDLTSFEIIRMIKQLNAGLAFSGKTLKQRANFVVGAAFNPHVKHLDKAVQRLERKIEAGADYIMTQPVYDCGLIERIAAATNHLRVPVFIGIMPLASGRNAEYLHNEVPGIQLSDEVRQRMAGLEGPEGRRVGVEIAKELLDVAMKHFNGIYFMTPFMFYEMTTELTQYVWEKSERRAAPLYRLT, from the coding sequence GTGATGAAAGATTTACGACAGGCATTACGTGACGGATATGTATTAGGAGATGGTGCGGTAGGCACTTATTTATATCAATTCGGTTATCCTGTAGGCATTTCATACGAAGCTTTAAACTTAAGTGAACCAGAGACGATTCGGGATCTACACCGCAAATATGTGGAGGCTGGCGCACAGCTGTTGGAAACGAATACGTTTACAGCTAATCGTGAAAAATTGTCCAAGCACGGGATGGAAGGGCAAGTTGGCGCAATTAACCGCGCCGCAGTTCGTTTGGCCCGTGAGGCGGCACAAGGCAAAGCCTATGTCGTTGGTGCGCTCGGTTCGGTTCGTGCAGGGAAGCGTGAAAATGTACTGACGGAACACGTCATTTTCAACTATGAGGAGCAGTTGTCCGCATTGTTAGAAGAAGGCGTGGACGGTATTATGTTTGAAACGTTCTACGATCTAGAAGAAATGCAAATCGCGCTTTCTGTAGCGCGACGTTTGGATCACAATGTACCTGTTATTTGTCAATTTGCCGTTGAAGAATCCGAACGGACGAAGGACGGAATTAGTCTGGTCAATGCGTTTCAAGCTTTACATGCACAAGGAGCTGACGTTGTCGGCTTAAATTGCCGCATGGGGCCGAATGGCATCTTAAGAGCGATCGAGGGTTTGCATGGACAAGTTACGTTGCCGTTGTCTGTATTTCCGAATGCAGGTTTGCCTGACTATGTGGACGGTCGTTACAACTTCGTAGCGACAGCTGATTATATGGGACAAAGTGCTGTACAGTTTGCAAAATTAGGTGCTCGTCTCATCGGAGGTTGCTGCGGAACGACGCCTGAACATATTCGCGTTATGGCGGAGGCACTTAGCAAGCTAGATGTAAGTGAGCTGCCACAGCCAAATGAAGTCATTGCGCCAGTTGTTCAACAGCATGATGCGTTGACGATAACGGAAGCAGATGGATTAGCAATCAATGGGCAACATTCGGGGCAAGCTCGATTTGGGCCGTCGATCATTGATCTCGTCCGCGAGCGCCATACGGTTATTGTGGAACTAGATCCGCCGCGCGATCTGGATATCGACAAATTTATGAAGGGTGCTCAGACGTTAAAGGACGCGGGCGTAGATGCACTGACGCTTGCGGACAACTCCTTAGCGGTTACGCGAATGAGCAACATGGCGTTGGGTTACTTGGCACAAGAAAAGATCGGAATTCGCCCGCTGGTGCACATTGCTTGTCGTGATCGCAACTTAATCGGAACGCAATCGCATATGATGGGATTGCATTCGATGGGAATCGATCACGTCTTGGCGGTGACGGGTGATCCTGCGCGCTTTGGTGATTTGCCCGATTCCAGTTCCGTATATGACTTGACTTCTTTTGAAATTATTCGCATGATAAAGCAGTTGAATGCAGGGCTCGCTTTTTCCGGAAAAACACTGAAGCAACGTGCTAATTTTGTCGTAGGAGCAGCCTTTAATCCTCATGTCAAACATTTGGACAAAGCGGTACAGCGCCTAGAACGTAAAATCGAAGCGGGTGCAGATTACATTATGACGCAGCCTGTGTATGATTGCGGACTAATTGAGCGTATTGCCGCTGCGACGAATCATTTGCGCGTGCCTGTATTTATTGGCATCATGCCGCTTGCGAGTGGGCGGAACGCCGAATATTTACACAACGAAGTTCCGGGGATTCAGTTATCGGATGAAGTGAGACAGCGGATGGCAGGGCTTGAAGGTCCGGAAGGCCGCCGAGTTGGGGTTGAAATTGCGAAAGAGCTACTTGATGTAGCGATGAAACATTTTAACGGCATTTATTTTATGACACCGTTTATGTTCTATGAAATGACGACCGAATTAACTCAATACGTATGGGAAAAATCGGAACGGCGTGCTGCCCCCTTGTATCGACTAACATAA
- the dapF gene encoding diaminopimelate epimerase has translation MKFTKMHGLGNDFVVVYGEQVLPAQAPELAIALCDRHFGVGADGLVYILPSERADFMMRIMNSDGTEAEQCGNAIRCVAKYVYDYGYATSEQLTIETIGAGVQPVQLNVENGKVMSVRVDMGLPILAGLQVPTTVDANPVINHPIEVDGREFRFTAVSMGNPHCVIYVDDAKTFDFHTWGPKLETHPLFPRKINVEFVSIRSRDFADMRVWERGAGPTLACGTGACATLVASVLNGLTDREAIISLAGGDLTIEWNEADDHVYMTGPATVVFEGQWLTS, from the coding sequence ATGAAATTTACGAAAATGCATGGTTTGGGAAACGATTTTGTAGTCGTTTATGGAGAACAAGTGCTGCCCGCACAAGCTCCTGAATTGGCCATCGCCTTATGTGACCGCCATTTCGGAGTTGGCGCTGACGGGCTCGTATATATTTTGCCATCGGAGCGCGCTGATTTTATGATGCGTATTATGAATTCCGATGGAACGGAAGCGGAGCAGTGCGGTAACGCGATTCGCTGCGTAGCGAAGTACGTCTATGATTACGGCTATGCAACGAGCGAGCAGTTGACGATTGAAACGATCGGAGCGGGTGTGCAGCCTGTACAGCTCAATGTTGAGAATGGAAAGGTCATGTCTGTACGTGTTGATATGGGCTTGCCTATCCTTGCAGGTTTGCAAGTGCCGACTACGGTTGACGCTAATCCGGTTATTAATCATCCTATCGAGGTTGACGGTCGTGAATTCCGCTTTACCGCGGTATCAATGGGGAATCCGCACTGCGTCATTTATGTGGACGACGCAAAGACATTTGATTTCCACACGTGGGGACCGAAGCTGGAAACACATCCGTTGTTCCCACGCAAAATTAACGTCGAGTTCGTCAGCATTCGCTCGCGTGACTTTGCCGATATGCGTGTATGGGAACGCGGTGCTGGCCCTACGCTAGCTTGCGGTACAGGCGCATGCGCTACGCTCGTAGCAAGTGTGCTGAACGGCTTAACGGATCGTGAAGCGATCATATCGTTAGCTGGGGGCGACTTGACGATCGAGTGGAACGAAGCAGACGACCACGTCTATATGACAGGTCCAGCTACAGTTGTATTTGAAGGTCAATGGCTAACTTCCTAA
- a CDS encoding calcium-translocating P-type ATPase, SERCA-type yields MEQTKWHQLAINDLLTKLGVHAEQGLTQEDVVERHNRYGMNVLSEGKRVSPIALFLNQFKDFMVLVLAGATLVSGLLGEYLDAITIIAIILLNGVLGFVQEFRAERSLRALKQLSAPNAKVMRDGQVCYIEASDLVPGDVVLLESGDRIPADIRWLATNSCYVEESALTGESVPVNKHAHPINQDELPLGDMKNIGFMGTMMTRGTARAVVIRTGMETEMGKIADLIENTEAMETPLQHRLEQLGKILIFVALGLTIMVVVAGIMHGQPALGMFLAGVSLAVAAIPEGLPAIVTIALALGVQRMIKRKAIVRKLPSVETLGCASVICSDKTGTLTQNKMTVTRLWVGGSSLDVSGEGYEPSGHVTFQGKSLDLKNDQTLRRLLQISALCNNAVLQESFPTELNSVKSNNVVKGLRKKATTEALKPIWDIKGDPTEGALLVLAAKLGMTPQSLQAMYSRLEELPFDSERKRMSVIVKHQGGRIVFTKGAPDVLLERCSYVLWDGKVVPFTATLRQKALAANEEMAKQALRVLGLAYRELKTQEGSTNENEVESQLVFVGLAGMIDPPRREVREAIATCRRAGIKTVMITGDHQLTAEAIANQLGIMPRGGVAINGVQLAKMNDEELDKVVDNIYVYARVSPEHKLRIVKALQRKGHVVAMTGDGVNDAPAIKAADIGIAMGITGTDVSKEASALILSDDNFATIVAAIEEGRGIYENIRKFIRYLLASNVGEILVMFFAMMLGFPLPLVPIQILWVNLVTDGLPAMALGVDQAEKDLMEQRPRSAKENIFARRLGWKIISRGLLIGVCTLVAFWLTWRVDPNSSAQLLKAQSVAFATLVMAQLIHVFDCRSSRSIFHRNLLQNRYLVFAVLSSVVLLLGVLYIEPLQPIFKTVPLDMRDWAITLVMAGIPTFLLGMGSVLSGNKSNASGHKVAYASNRKAA; encoded by the coding sequence ATGGAACAGACCAAGTGGCACCAGTTGGCGATAAATGACCTGCTTACAAAGCTGGGCGTCCACGCTGAACAAGGGCTAACACAAGAGGACGTGGTCGAACGACATAATCGTTACGGCATGAACGTGCTTTCAGAAGGGAAGCGTGTTTCGCCGATTGCTCTATTTTTAAATCAGTTTAAAGATTTTATGGTGCTCGTGCTGGCAGGAGCAACTTTAGTATCGGGCTTATTGGGCGAATATTTGGATGCGATTACGATCATCGCCATTATATTGTTGAACGGAGTACTCGGCTTTGTACAGGAATTTCGTGCTGAACGGTCGCTGCGTGCGCTCAAGCAATTGTCAGCCCCGAACGCCAAAGTAATGCGCGACGGGCAAGTATGCTATATCGAGGCAAGTGACCTCGTGCCAGGCGACGTCGTTCTGTTGGAAAGCGGGGACCGCATTCCGGCCGATATCCGCTGGCTAGCGACGAATAGCTGCTACGTCGAGGAATCGGCGCTGACGGGCGAATCTGTGCCCGTGAACAAGCATGCCCATCCGATAAATCAAGACGAGCTACCGCTTGGTGATATGAAAAACATCGGATTTATGGGCACGATGATGACGCGCGGTACGGCTAGAGCCGTTGTCATCCGAACCGGTATGGAAACCGAGATGGGCAAAATAGCCGATCTGATCGAAAATACCGAGGCGATGGAAACCCCATTGCAGCACCGTTTAGAGCAGCTAGGTAAAATTCTTATTTTTGTAGCGCTTGGGCTAACGATTATGGTGGTTGTGGCAGGAATTATGCATGGACAGCCTGCACTAGGTATGTTTTTGGCGGGTGTCAGCCTCGCGGTGGCGGCAATTCCTGAAGGACTGCCGGCAATCGTGACGATTGCGCTTGCACTCGGTGTACAGCGGATGATTAAGCGAAAAGCGATCGTGCGCAAGCTGCCGTCGGTAGAGACGCTCGGCTGCGCCTCGGTCATTTGCTCGGATAAGACGGGTACCCTGACACAGAACAAAATGACGGTGACCCGCTTATGGGTCGGCGGCAGCTCATTGGATGTGAGCGGCGAAGGCTACGAACCGAGTGGCCATGTGACGTTCCAAGGCAAATCGCTCGATTTGAAAAATGACCAGACGCTGCGACGTTTATTGCAAATTAGTGCGTTGTGCAACAATGCCGTGCTGCAAGAAAGCTTCCCGACCGAGTTGAATAGTGTGAAAAGCAATAACGTCGTGAAGGGATTGCGTAAAAAAGCGACAACAGAAGCGTTGAAGCCTATTTGGGACATTAAAGGCGATCCGACCGAAGGTGCCTTGCTCGTGCTAGCGGCGAAGCTCGGTATGACACCGCAGTCGCTGCAAGCGATGTATTCCCGCTTGGAAGAGCTGCCGTTTGATTCGGAGCGCAAACGTATGTCAGTCATCGTGAAGCACCAAGGTGGACGCATCGTATTTACGAAAGGTGCGCCTGACGTCTTGTTGGAGCGTTGCAGCTACGTGCTATGGGACGGCAAAGTCGTACCGTTTACGGCAACCTTGAGGCAAAAGGCGTTGGCCGCTAACGAAGAGATGGCGAAGCAAGCGCTGCGTGTGCTTGGGCTTGCTTATCGGGAGTTAAAGACGCAAGAAGGAAGTACGAATGAAAATGAAGTGGAGTCGCAGCTCGTTTTTGTCGGCTTGGCTGGGATGATCGATCCGCCACGACGTGAAGTGCGCGAAGCAATTGCAACTTGTCGTCGGGCAGGTATTAAGACGGTTATGATTACGGGTGACCACCAATTGACGGCCGAGGCGATTGCGAATCAGCTCGGCATTATGCCGCGTGGCGGCGTAGCCATTAACGGCGTCCAGCTGGCAAAAATGAATGACGAAGAGCTGGACAAAGTGGTGGACAACATTTACGTCTATGCGCGTGTGTCGCCAGAGCATAAATTGCGTATTGTCAAAGCGCTGCAGCGCAAAGGCCATGTCGTGGCCATGACGGGCGACGGCGTCAATGATGCGCCGGCCATTAAAGCGGCAGATATCGGCATCGCGATGGGTATTACAGGCACAGATGTATCCAAGGAAGCGTCAGCGCTCATATTGAGCGACGACAACTTTGCAACTATCGTTGCAGCGATCGAAGAAGGTCGTGGCATATACGAAAATATTCGCAAATTTATCCGTTATTTGCTCGCTTCGAACGTCGGCGAAATACTCGTTATGTTTTTCGCGATGATGCTTGGCTTTCCTCTGCCGCTCGTACCGATTCAAATCCTGTGGGTCAATTTAGTGACGGACGGTTTACCAGCCATGGCGCTCGGCGTCGATCAGGCGGAAAAAGATTTAATGGAGCAGCGTCCGCGCTCGGCGAAAGAAAATATTTTCGCACGTCGACTCGGCTGGAAAATTATTAGCCGCGGACTATTGATCGGCGTTTGCACGCTTGTCGCCTTCTGGCTCACGTGGCGTGTCGATCCGAACAGCTCCGCACAATTGCTGAAAGCGCAATCGGTCGCATTTGCCACACTTGTCATGGCCCAGTTAATTCACGTATTTGACTGCCGCAGCTCTCGTTCCATTTTCCATCGCAATTTACTACAAAATCGCTATTTAGTGTTTGCTGTACTGTCTTCCGTCGTCTTGTTGCTTGGTGTACTCTACATTGAGCCGTTACAGCCGATATTCAAAACGGTGCCGCTCGACATGCGCGACTGGGCGATTACACTGGTGATGGCAGGGATACCTACATTTTTGCTAGGAATGGGCTCGGTATTGTCGGGCAATAAGTCCAACGCCAGCGGGCATAAAGTAGCATACGCTTCCAACCGCAAAGCGGCTTAG
- a CDS encoding Rqc2 family fibronectin-binding protein, protein MSLDGIVTRALVHELQETIGARVQKIHQPTERDIVLQMRVAGANKKLLLSANPTYPRVHYTEQTYMNPQEPPMFCMLMRKHCEGGIIEQVEQVGSERVIHITLRQRDELGDLALKKVIVELTGRHSNIIVLDPLTNTIIDGIHHLTPSINSYRIVMPGFAYVAPPEQLKANPVDVSEAEFVQHWNDAHSAIAAADESLSDEALSDETSTAKLAWNPAKWLVQQFSGISPRLAEEIVYLAQSECAVDQAIDENLTAANDHVVANEANSAAENGSISLSAQAIWSVFSALTAAWQQHKYEPTLVEGEDGKTYFSIIPLTHIHGERRLFERITACMEAFYGNKAERDMIKQRVGDLTRFMQQEHGRNMKKLEKLQETLDEAQDADRLRIMGDLLFASLHMVQRGDKEVELLNYYDEAGGTIRITLDPLLSPSDNAQRYFKRYNKAKNSIAVVEQQMAAAKEENRYFETLLQQLADANVQDAQEIREELVEQGYLRDRARKGKKKKKENRPTLYCYTSSEGIPMYVGKNNVQNEYVTNRLAQPSDTWLHTKDIPGSHVVIRSEQYGDATLEEAAQLAAYFSQAKHSSQVPVDFTLVRNVRKPNGAKPGFVIYERQKTLYITPDADRIQRMAVSVKNSN, encoded by the coding sequence ATGTCACTAGACGGAATCGTCACTCGCGCCCTTGTCCATGAATTACAAGAAACGATAGGCGCGCGCGTGCAAAAAATACATCAGCCAACAGAACGAGATATTGTCCTGCAAATGCGTGTTGCTGGGGCGAACAAGAAACTACTCTTATCAGCTAATCCAACTTATCCACGCGTGCATTATACGGAACAAACGTATATGAATCCGCAAGAACCACCGATGTTCTGCATGCTTATGCGCAAACATTGTGAAGGTGGCATTATCGAACAAGTGGAGCAGGTTGGCTCGGAGCGTGTTATTCATATCACACTGCGCCAACGTGATGAATTGGGCGATTTAGCGCTCAAAAAAGTAATCGTTGAGTTAACAGGCAGACATAGTAACATCATCGTGCTCGATCCGTTAACGAATACGATTATAGATGGTATCCATCATCTTACACCGTCTATTAACAGCTATCGCATCGTGATGCCTGGCTTTGCCTATGTTGCTCCTCCTGAGCAATTGAAAGCAAATCCCGTTGACGTGAGCGAAGCTGAGTTTGTGCAGCATTGGAACGACGCGCATAGCGCTATTGCTGCGGCAGATGAGTCATTGTCTGACGAGGCATTGTCCGACGAGACAAGTACAGCAAAGTTGGCTTGGAATCCGGCTAAATGGCTTGTCCAGCAATTTAGCGGAATTAGTCCGCGCTTAGCGGAGGAAATCGTGTACCTTGCGCAATCGGAATGCGCTGTGGACCAAGCAATTGACGAGAACCTGACAGCAGCAAATGATCATGTGGTAGCAAATGAGGCGAATTCGGCAGCGGAAAATGGTTCGATTTCATTATCGGCGCAAGCGATTTGGTCTGTATTTAGCGCCCTGACGGCTGCATGGCAGCAACATAAATACGAACCTACACTTGTTGAGGGTGAGGACGGAAAAACGTATTTCTCGATCATTCCGCTCACACATATTCACGGAGAAAGACGCCTATTTGAGCGTATTACGGCTTGTATGGAGGCGTTCTACGGAAACAAAGCGGAACGCGATATGATTAAGCAGCGCGTCGGTGACTTAACACGCTTCATGCAGCAAGAACATGGTAGAAACATGAAGAAACTAGAAAAACTGCAAGAGACATTGGACGAGGCCCAAGACGCTGACCGCTTACGCATAATGGGCGATCTGCTATTTGCCTCCTTGCACATGGTGCAACGTGGCGACAAGGAAGTCGAGCTGTTGAATTATTATGATGAAGCAGGCGGTACGATCCGCATCACGCTCGATCCACTGTTGTCGCCGTCCGATAACGCGCAACGTTACTTCAAGCGTTATAACAAAGCGAAAAATAGTATTGCGGTTGTCGAGCAACAAATGGCTGCTGCTAAAGAGGAGAATCGCTACTTCGAAACGTTACTGCAACAATTAGCTGACGCTAATGTGCAAGATGCGCAAGAAATTCGCGAGGAGCTTGTCGAGCAAGGTTATTTACGTGATCGGGCACGGAAAGGCAAAAAGAAGAAAAAAGAAAACCGTCCGACGCTTTATTGCTACACGTCCTCCGAAGGCATTCCGATGTATGTGGGCAAAAACAACGTACAGAACGAGTACGTAACGAATCGTCTTGCTCAGCCGAGCGATACATGGCTGCACACCAAAGATATTCCAGGGTCGCATGTCGTCATCCGCAGCGAACAATACGGAGATGCGACCCTAGAAGAAGCGGCACAGTTGGCAGCTTATTTCAGTCAGGCAAAGCATTCGAGTCAAGTGCCTGTCGATTTTACACTTGTGCGGAATGTGCGTAAGCCTAACGGTGCCAAGCCTGGCTTTGTTATTTATGAGCGCCAAAAGACGCTGTATATTACGCCTGACGCTGATCGTATTCAACGCATGGCAGTAAGCGTGAAGAACAGCAACTAA